The nucleotide sequence AATAGAAGCGAACTGATTAGAGATATATGAAGTTTCATGAAATGGGGAAATGTTATGGTTTGGCGAGTGCTGTCTCATGACGCACGCGGGCAAGGTGGAATTCCCGCAATGCATCAAGGCGCGAGGCGGAGAGTTGCAGGCGCTTTTCGCGGGAACGGAGGACGGACTGGATTTCGCCTTGAGCGTTGCGGTAGGCATCTTCCGCAAGTTTGCTCTGCTCGTCCGCGAGAGGGAGCAGGGTATCGTTGATCTCAGCGATCATCTTCGCCCATTCCTGCATCTCCGCCCGGGCGGCTTCGGCTTCCAGACGGATGCCACGTCCGAGGGCGATGGCTTCCTTTTCCTTCCGAACCTTTTTCGCTTGGGCTTCCTGGATCGCACCTTCATTCTTATTCCAGAACGGCAGTGCGATCTTGAAACGCAATCCGACCATGGCTTCGTTTTCGTAGCCGGCCGGGGCGTCCTCCGAACGTTCGACTCCGGCGAAAATTCCGCCTTCGACATCGTCATAGCGCTTGGCCTGCTCAAGCTCGACACCTTGGGCGGCGGCAAGAGCACCCAGTTTGGCGGCTTGGAAATCCGGCCTCTGGGACGGATCAGCGGCCGTACCCGGCAGCTTGGCATCAGGCAGTGTTCCTCCGACGCTGAGGCCCTCGCCGGGGCGCATGCCCAGCAACGGTTTCAGCTCGCCTACGAGCGCCATTTCAGTGGCGTCAAGCTGGCGGATTTCGGTGGACAAGCTGGTGGCTTCGAGTTTCGCCTGACCTGCGTCCAGTGCCGAGCCTTCGCCTTTTCCCGCAGCCTCCGAAAGGAAATCGGCGAACTGCTTGGAAACATCCGATTGCTCGCGCAACAAGGTGCGGCGTTGGCGGCTTGCGAGGATCTTGACCACCGCTTCACGGGCCTGGCCGGTGAGTTGGCGTTCGACTTCACGAACCTCCGCTTCGGATGCTTTGACCTCGGTGAAGGTCACATTTTTTTCCAAGCGCAACCGGTCGGTGATCGGAAAACGTTGGGAGACTCCGATTTCGATTTTTCCCTCGCGGAAGCGTGGGTTGTGGTCGATTGCGGTTTCGATTTCCGGATTCGCGAGGCGACCGGACTGGCTCATGCGGCCGAGTGCCTCCTGGATGCGGAGGCGGGCGGCTGCAAGATCGGGATTTTGGGCGCGGATGCGGTCACCGATACTCGTGAGAGTGACGACGACGGCGGGTTCCGCACCGAGTGGATGGACCATGGAGGCAAGCGCCAGCACGGCCAATATAGATAATTTGGACATGGTTGTTTTAGATAAATGTACGTGCTGAAAAATGGGCACAGTACGTGAAAAGCAGACTAACGAGGGGATCCGAAATGGCAAAGTGGTGCCAAGCGGGGGATTACGGCGTGACTCAAGGACACACCGGAGCGTGACTAACGTACGCTCAAATTAACGGCGGCTTTTCGGACGCCAGAAACGGTCCTTCGGGCGGCACTTCGCCTTCATGGCGGACGCCCAACAGGGATGACCCGGGAACTCCGAGTCGGCAGATATAGCTGCTATCCAGGCTCAATGGCAGGCCTGACGAACAGCAGTTATGATGTTCGTGATCAGGCGGACAACCCTTGTCATCCTGTTGATCGTCATCGGGGAGATCCGCATCCAACTGGCTGTCGGCACTCATTTCAATGGTGCTGCAGCTGTTCGAGCGGATGTCGTGCAAATGATCGAAGCCGATGGCACGCAGCGACAGCGCGACGAAAACGCCGACAATCATCGCCCATGTAACATAGCTCTTCAACACGGCGCAGCCAACCATATGAGAGCGTATGTGCAAGTCGAATCGCATTGTGAATGATACTTATTTAGATGTTTGCGCGGTTGCTTACTCAATGCCTTGTCCGGGAGACCTTGTCGAGGTAGCGCTTTCCTGATTCAGGTC is from Luteolibacter yonseiensis and encodes:
- a CDS encoding TolC family protein, with the translated sequence MSKLSILAVLALASMVHPLGAEPAVVVTLTSIGDRIRAQNPDLAAARLRIQEALGRMSQSGRLANPEIETAIDHNPRFREGKIEIGVSQRFPITDRLRLEKNVTFTEVKASEAEVREVERQLTGQAREAVVKILASRQRRTLLREQSDVSKQFADFLSEAAGKGEGSALDAGQAKLEATSLSTEIRQLDATEMALVGELKPLLGMRPGEGLSVGGTLPDAKLPGTAADPSQRPDFQAAKLGALAAAQGVELEQAKRYDDVEGGIFAGVERSEDAPAGYENEAMVGLRFKIALPFWNKNEGAIQEAQAKKVRKEKEAIALGRGIRLEAEAARAEMQEWAKMIAEINDTLLPLADEQSKLAEDAYRNAQGEIQSVLRSREKRLQLSASRLDALREFHLARVRHETALAKP